The nucleotide sequence AAAACATTAAGAAGAAAGCAGACAAAGCCATAGCTACTTTTCTTCCAATCGAAGATTTAAAAAATCCACTCATAATGTATTGTAGTTTATAAGTTGCTACAAAAATACTTCAGGGCAAAGGTTCTAACAAAAACATTCGTCATGTTTTTGTTATTTAGAATGGTTTTAATTTAGAGATTAAATCTTGGGTTGACAATAGAGTTGTAAATCGACCCAAATGAATAATTAAAACCAATGTTAAATGAAAAATTATAACCAGATTCAAGCTGCTGTTGTTGTAATAATAATTCTTCTAATGAGACATCTCCTGCAGGTATGTTAATTTGATTTCTAGTAATACTATAATTGCCTCCAACATTAAAATTAAAACCTTTGAATAGTCTTACATTTGTTCTAAAATTAAAGTTCAAAGCATTTAGAGTTGAATCGTGTAAATATTGATCAAACGATATTCTGCCGTTAAGATCTCCCCATTCTTGTCTTATACTTCCACCAAACATGATAGAATGTTCCCATAAATATTCAGCGTCTTTGGCATACACAGATCGTTCAATATAATCGTTATATCTTACACCATTACTATAATTAAGAATTAATTGTTTTTTTGCTGAATCTTCATATTTGAAAAAGTTATATTCTAATGCTGGTTTTAAATTCCAATATAAATCAAAATTGTTATATGTTGATGTGCCAATTCCACCAAAAGCACCATAAGACCAGTGATCGTTAATGCTTAACACATCATTTATATCTAGTGATTTTCCACTATTTATTGAAACTATATCATTCCCATCATATGTAAATGTTGATTTCCGTTCGTTAAAACCAACACGCATAAAAAATTTGTTTTTTTCAGTTACACGTCTAGCAGATACATTGAAATTTAAGTTGCTTGAATTACTAGTTTCTTGGCCATTAAACCAACCATTTGCACCAACTCTAAAAAACCAATAATTCCAAGGATCTTCTACTACAACTTTATTAAGTTCTCTTTCAATTTCTGGAGTCGGTGCAGATACAGAAATACCATTTAATGTACCTTTTTCTATCCAAAACCGTACTAATCCTAATTTAATATATTCAAGAATGCGTTTTCTAACATCGTCTCCAGTCATATTGGAGTCAGTTGTAAATGATAATTTATAGTTTATAGATTCAAAATTATTTTTTCCAATAAAATCTACATCATAACGTCTACCTCCACTTCCTGTACCCTGTGCAAGGAAAAACAAATGCACATCACCTTGAGCTTGATCGCGAACAAATTGAACATTTCCTAAATTTTGTTTTAGAAAGTTATTATCACAAAACCTACAATCTAAGTATATTTTTAAATCTTCATTTGCTGTTTCTTGTGAATTTGATTGAAAAGAAAAGGTTAAGCACATAGCGATTAGTGCTATTAAGGATTTTGACATTGATTGATGGTTTAAGTTAGCATAGTCAATTTTAGGACACAAATAGTATTCCAAAATAGAAATTTCAAGGTTTAATTATTTAATAGGTAAAACTAACTTGATTTAAATGGAGGAGTGTTAATAAAGTGCAAAAGAAGTGTCAATCATTGTTAAAAAATGATAAAAAAGAAGAAATAATAAGATGTAAAACAAAAAGAGCTAGATTTCAATTTATTATTGCATCTAGCTCTTTGTTGATAATATTAAACAGGAATTATTTAATTTCTAAAGTCGTTTTTTGGCTACCAATTTCTATAGTGTAAGTCCCTTTAGGTAAATAATATTTTCCGTTTTGTGCTTTAGGAATGCTTAGCTTACTGTCTTCTTTCATTAAGTCTTTTCTTCCTCCACTTGTAATAGTTAAATCATAATCGGCATAATTAAAGCCTTTATCTGCATTTACTTTTATGGAGTTTAGCAAGGATCCACCTTTAGATAAAATATTAATGCCTTGAGTGGCTTTTGCTTTAGAATAAAATGATATTGTTGCTGAAGGCTCGAACGATCTTCCTCTAAATCTAGGCATTTGCACAGGAGAGGGTTTAAAAACAGCAATGGCCTTATTGCCAATAGTACTATGTTTTTGCAAGTCTGAAATATCTGCTTTATAAATAGAGCGTCCATGAGTACCAACTACCAAATCATTTGCCTCTGGATGCACCACTAAATCGTGTACTGCAGCTTTGGTTAAGCCATTAGAAAATTCGTGCCAACTATTTCCTCTATCGAAGGATACATATACACCATTATCAGTCCCTAGGTATAGAATATTTTCGTCTTTAGTATCTTCTTTAATAACATTTACAGGAGCATTCGATATTCCATTAGTAATAGATTTCCAAGTTTTCCCCATATCTTCACTTACATAAGCATAGACTTTAAAGTCATCGTTTCTATAACCGTTTAAAGTTGCATACACACGTTCTTGTTTGTGTTGTGAGGCTATCACTCTAGACACCCAAAGACCTTGTGGTAAATTATTAGATATTCTTGTCCATGAATCACCACCATTGGTAGTTAAGTTAATATATCCATCGTCACTTCCAGTGTAAATCATTCCAAATTTAAAAGGGCTTTCAGAAATTGTGGTAAGTGTTCCATAAGGGACATTCCCTTTTTTTCCGCCAGTGGTTAAATCATCTGAAATCACCTCAAATGTTTCGCCTTGATCTAAAGAGCGTAGTAATTTATTTGAGCCCATGTACAAAATATCTTGATTATGAGGAGATAATAAAATAGGTGTTTGCCAATTGTAGCGATATGGGGAATCTCCTAATTCATGTTTAGGGTTAATACTAATACGTTCTCCAGTTTCTAGGTTTTGACGTGAGTAAAATCCAAATTGAGATCCAGAATAAACAATATTATTGTCTCTGCTGTCTATTTGAACTTGCATACCATCGCCACCACCAATGCTTTTATATGGATAGTTTCCATTACCTTCCCAACGTTTTGAAGCTCTATAAGTACTTGACCCAAACCAAACACCGTTATCTTGTAAGCCACCATAAACGTTGTATGGTTTTTGGTTGTCAACATTTATATAATAGAATTGGCCAACAGCTGGCGAGTTGTTTTTTGTCCAGTTTTCACCATCATCATATGTAATATTTACACCTCCATCGTTTCCGTTAATAACATGACCCTCCATTCTAGGATTTACCCAAATAGCTTGATGATCGCTATGCACGTTTTCTTTTCCAATAGAAACGAATGTTTTTCCACCATCATCTGATTTTAATAATGGAACACCTAAAATGTAAATTTTACTTTCGTTTGAAGGGTTTACGGCAATCACACCAAAATAATACCCATACGAGCTATAAAGACCATCTATATACCCATCGTGCGTTTTTTTCCATGTTTTTCCACCATCGGTAGATTTATAGACTTCGGCGCCAATTACTGGAGAATTGAATAACGCTGAATTAGCATTTTCAAGATATAATGCTAAATCACTTGGTTTTACTCTTCCATCTTTTATAGATGATTTGACACTTTCAGCACTATATTTACTTGGGAAACGATTATTGCGTAAATAACTATTTAAACTTTTATCATCCAATTTTAAGAAATCGGCTGTACCCATGATTTTAAAATCGTCTTTTTGTAACCCTTGAGACGTTCTAGGTTCTCCAGATGGACGTCTAAATTGATTATCTAATAACGCATAAATAACATTGTCATTAAATACAGATACTCCAATACGTCCAATGCCAGTTCCAGTTGGGAAACCGCTACCTTCAGGCGTCATATTTGTCCAAGTGTTTCCACCATCGGTACTTTTATAGATGCCTGAATTTTCACCATCACCGTCAAAGTCCCATGCTTTTCTTTCTCGCTCCCACATAGCAGCAAACATGACATTAGGATTTGTTGGAGACAAACTTAAATCAATAGCTCCAGTACCATCGTTTATAAATAATACGTTTTTCCAAGTTTTTCCACCATCAGTAGTTTTGTAAATGCCTCTATCTGAACTTGATGTATATAAATTACCGACTGCAGCTACAGTAACGTCATCAGGATTATTTGGGTTAATCACTATTCTACCAATATGTTGTGAGTTTGGTAAGCCTACATTTGTCCATGTTTTACCTTTATCAGTACTTTTTAAAATACCAATTCCTGAATAGGATGAACGCGAAGAATTACTTTCTCCAGTGCCTATCCAAATAGTACCACTGTTCCAATCTACAGCAATATCTCCCATGTTTTGCGTTGGTGCATTGTCGGCAACAGGAGTAAATGAAGTACCATTATTATTGGTGTACCACAATCCTCCTGATGCATAAGCTGCGTAAAACTCGATGGGATTGTTTGGGTTCACATCAAAGTCAACAATCCGACCACTCATAATTGTTGGTCCAATATTGGTGAAGGGTACGTTTTTCACAATAGATTCTTGCGCATTAATAGAAAGAATGAATGCAAGATTTAGAAGTAGTAATAGTTTGAAATTTTTCATTTTGGTTGGTTGTTTTAAGAAGTGATGAAAATACTTAAAACTTCATAAACGGTCAAATGCTTATTGTGAAAAAAATCTATTTTTAACATTATACTTTATTTAGTATTTTTAACTTAAACTAACCAAGATGAAAAATTTAACGACCCTTTTAATAATCTTTTTCGTTGTTTCGTGTACAACTGAAAAAAAATACGACATAGGTCAAATAAAAACACCCAAAGGTGAGATATTAGTTTGGTTGTATGATGAAACGCCTAACCATAAAGCTAGTTTTATTGAGCTAGCAAACAATGGTTATTGGGACACTTTATCTTTTAATAGAGTGATTCCAAATTTTGTAGCGCAAGGAGGGTGTCCAGATACGCCTGAAGGATTTAATGATCCAGAATATTTGCTAGAACCAGAATTCGTAGATTCATTAACACATACCTATGGAGCTTTTGGTGCTGGACGTGATGGTAATGCTGAAAAACTATCGGCACGTTGCCAGTTTTATATTGTTCATAATAAAGAAGGCTTGCATCGTTTGGATGGAGACTATATGATTTTTGGTAAAGTTATTAAAGGTATGGATGTTGTTGATACTATTGTTAATGTAGAAAGAGACTCGATTAATGAGCCTCTTACTACAATTACTTTAGATGTAAATATGATTTCAATGCCTGAAACTGAACTTAAAACCTTGTATCCTGGATTTCAGAAACAACGAGAATAAAAGAAAAGAGTTATTCTTCCCATTTCCAATCACCACCTATTATTAATTTTTCTTTTAGATTATTTTTAATCATAAACTCTTTAGTGGTTTCGCTGTCCATTTTTGTTGCTGGCAATGTTTCGGCATTAGCAAGCCCATAAAGTATCATCGTTCCAAAACGAGCTGTATTGGTAATATGTTCTTCGTTTACTAAATCAAAATCATCACAATCAGAATGATAACACCCATAAATAGAACGGTCTAAATTACTATGAACCGAAAGAATTGGCACACCTTCCAACATAAATGGCTGGTGGTCGCTATGCAGTCCAGACCTGTTTGAAAATGTATTTTTAAAGATACTGTCTTGTTGCTGTATCGTTGCGCCCAGTTCCGTAAAGAAATTCTCATCGTTTAATTGTCCGCCAGCATTCATCCCAACAGGGTTTCCAGCCATGTCCAAATTCATCATGTATTTAATATTGTCAATACCTCCCTCTTTTACAGCTTCTGCAACCATGTGACGAGAGCCAAATAAGCCTTGTTCTTCACCCATAAACATCACGAATTTTACTGTGCGTTTTGGCTTTAAGTTATTAGCTTGAAATGCGCGAGCAATATCTATGACTGCAAACGAGCCAATACCATTATCTATCGCTCCTGTCGCTAAATCCCAAGAATCTAAATGACCTCCAATAACAATTTCTTCTTCTAGAATCTCACTTCCTTTTAAAGTAGCAACGACATTTCTAGCGTTTATCATACTACTGTTATTAGTCATACTAATGGTTGCGGTTGAAGAAGAGGTTTTTAATTTTTCTTTTAATGCCATACCATCTTCTTTTCCAATGCATACAGCAGGAATTGGCAATAAAGCACCAGTAACAGATGCGGTTCCTGTTAACAATACACCATTATCTACTTGATTAATGATGATGATTCCTATGGCACCATATTTTATGGCGATGGCAGATTTCTCACTTCTGTGAAGATTGGTTAGTCCTTCTCCACTATCAGGAAGAATCCCAATGTACATTAAGGCTATTTTGCCTTTAACAGCGTCAGGATTTGCAGCATAATCGGCTTCAAGTCCATTCCCCATATCGACAATGTTTCCAGTAACTTTAGCTTCAACAGGAGAGTGTCCTAAGGTAACAACCTTGGTGTCGTTTTCATCGATTTGTAATGATACATCACCACGAGACCATGCTTCAACAGCAAAAGGCTGATAGATCACATCATCAAAACCATATTCTTTGAATTTATTGTAAGCAAATGTTTCAGCTTTTGCACCATTTTCCGAACCTGTGAGTCGATGACCGATAGTTTCCGAAGCAACTTTCAAATCTTTATATGCTTGAGAATTTGCTTTAATTTCAGTGTCTATTTTTGCAAATAATTCAGCGTTGCTCAGTGCTTTTTCTTCCTTAGCACAAGAAAAGGTGATGAAAGCAATTATTAAAAGAATTCCTAATTTTTTCATTTCGAATAGTGTTTATTTTTGGTTGGTTAAAAAGAAAGTTGAAATTACTTAAATTGAGACAAATGAACAAGAAATATAAATTTTAAATAGTAATAAAATCACTAAAAAATAGCATGTTAGATTTTTTTATTAAATTGAAACAACATTAACCCATAAATTTTAATAAAATGGAAGATTATTTACCGTTAATTATTCAATTAATAAGTGGAGCAGTAGGTGGAAACTTAGCAGGCTCTTTAATGAAAAATTTCTCACTAGGAACACTTTGGAATTCAGTAGTTGGTATCCTTGGAGGAGGATTAGGAGGTCAAGTTTTAGGAATGTTAGGTATTGGTGATGGAGGAGGAGAAATGGACTTAAGTGGTATATTAGGCAGCATTGGAAGTGGAGGTGTTGGTGGTGGAATTTTATTAGCCATTGTGGGAGTAATAAAAAAAGCAATGAAATAATAGTATTGTAAAGATATAAATATGAAGCATCCTTTTTGGATGCTTTTTTATTTGTTTACATTTGTTTTTTTAATAGATAAACTCATGAAATACCATCCAATATCCAACAAACTTTTTATAAAAAACAGAGCAAAATTTGTAGCTCAAATGAAACCCAAAGCAATTGCTGTGTTTAATTCCAACGATATTTTTACAACAGGAGCAGATAGCACCATGCCTTTTGAGCAACATAGCGATATTTTTTATTTAAGTGGTGTTGACCAAGAAGAAAGTATTTTACTTTTATTTCCAGATGCCATGGACAAGGCACATCGTGAAGTACTTTTTGTAAGAGAAACTAACGACCATATAGCTATTTGGGAAGGTGCAAAACTTACTAAAGAACAGGCAATACAAACTTCTGGAGTAGAAACAGTGTATTGGCTAAGTGATTTTGATAAAGTGTTTTTTGATTTAATGACTGAAGCTGAAACCATTTATTTTAATACAAACGAACATTATCGTCAAGCGGTTGAATTAGAATCACGTGAAGCACGTTTTGTAAAAACAGTCAAAGACAAGTTTCCAGCACATAATTGGGCAAAGAGTTTTCCTATAATGCAGAATATTCGTGGCGTAAAAGAACCTGAAGAAATAGATCTTTTGCAAACGGCTTGCAATATTACCGAAAAGGGATTTAGACGCATACTTAATTTTGTAAAACCTGGCGTAATGGAATACGAAATTGAAGCAGAATTTATGCATGAATTTCTTAGAAATAGATCTAAAGGTTTTGCTTACACACCAATAATTGGTTCTGGATTCAACGCATGTGTGTTGCATTATATTGAAAATAATCAAGCTTGTAAAGATGGCGATATGTTATTGATGGATGTTGGTGCAGAGTATGCTAACTATTCTAGTGATATGACACGAACAATTCCAGTAAATGGGCGATTTACAGATAGACAACTTGCAGTGTACAATGCAGTACATCGTGTAAAAAATGAAGCTACTAAAATGTTGGTCCCTGGAGCAATTTGGGCAGATTACCATATTGAGGTTGGGAAAATAATGACCTCGGAATTGTTAGGTTTGGGATTAATAGATAAAGCCGATGTGCGAAACGAAGATCCTAAATGGCCAGCGTATAAAAAATACTTTATGCATGGGACCTCGCATCACATGGGATTAGATACTCATGATTATGGCGAATTAAAAACACCAATGAAAGCGAATATGGTATTTACTGTGGAACCTGGAATATATATTCAAGAAGAAAGTATGGGAATTAGATTAGAGGATGATGTTGTAATTCAGGAAAAAGGAGAGCCAATTAATCTTATGAAAAACATTCCAATTGATGCCGACGAAATTGAAGATTTAATGAATAAATAGAAATAAAAGAGGTTGTCTTAAAAGTAATTTTTTGTCAACCTGAACTTGTTTCAGGTTCTCATCAAGTTTAATAATCAAAATAATACGATTCTGAAATAAATTCAGAATGACGCTTATTAGTTGTTTTAAGACAGCCTCTTTTATTATAAATTAAAGAACTAAGCTTTCACTTTCTTTTCGGCGCAACATGCTTTTTTGCAATCTTCAGCACAGTCTTTTTTCTCAACTTCAGTTTTATCTTTACAACAAGCCATTGTACAATTCTCGTCACATTCTTTGTTTTTTTTAGCAGAGAACTCCTTTACAGTTTTCATTTCACTTACTTTGTAAATGTCAGCCGATTTTATTACAGTTTCTTCTAACGATGTATGGTTAACCATGGCTTCATCATATTCTACCATAGCTAGTTTATTGTTAAAATCTACTTTAGCAGATTTTACACCATCCATTTTATTGATGTTTTTTTCGATAAGTTTTGCACAACCAATTTCACAAGTCATACCATCAATAGTGAATTCAGTTTTTACAAAATTTGCATCAAGATTTAATACTTTTTCAGTTTTTACAGCTACATCAGTATTTATTATCTTTATTTCCGGGCTTGTTTCATTTTTACAAGAAACTATTAAAGTCATTGCCATAACAACCGCTAAAATATTTTTTAATGTCTTCATAGGTTTTAAATATTAGATTGACTACAAAATTACTAATAATTGCTGTTATTTGCATTTAAATTGATGGTTTTTAGACAATTTATAGATTAATGCATCCAGGAAACAAAAAATGGCTTTATCTTATAATTCTTTCTCTAATTTGGGGAAGTTCCTTTATACTTATTAAAAAAAGTTTAATAGGTCTTACACCTTTACAATTAGGTGCGTTGAGAATCATTTTTTCTGGATTTTTCATTTTCATTTTCGGATTTCACACTATTAAAAACATTACCAAAATTCAATGGAAATGGTTAATTATTTCAGGGCTCCTAGGTACATTTTTTCCTGTGTTTTTGTTTGCTTATGCAGAAACTGAAATTGATAGTGCAGTAGCCTCTATTTTAAACTCCCTAACTCCTTTAAATACTATTTTGCTTGGTTTTGTCATTTTTAAAATAGCTTCATCTAAACGACAAATAATGGGAGTAATTATTGGGTTTGTTGGAACTGCTTTGTTGATTATTAAAGGTGCAGACTTGAACCCAGACCAAAATTATTTATACGCTGGACTTGTGGTAATTTCGTCTGTTATGTACGGTATAAATGTCAATATTATAAAGAAACATTTGCAAGATGTAAAAGCCATTACAATTGCAGTTGGAAATTTTACTGCGATAATAATTCCAGCAATAATAGTATTATTATCAACCGACTTTTTTGAAAAAGCAGATTTTAGTAATGACGATTTTGCTATGTCAATGCTTTATATCGTTATTCTTTCGGCTTTTGGAACTGCTTTAGCCAAAGTGTTGTTCAACAAATTAGTGCAAATGGCAACACCAGTTTTTGCATCTTCAGTTACCTATTCAATGCCTTTAATTGCTTTAATGTGGGGAATTTTAGATGGTGAAAGCTTTAGTGTTTTACAAGGCTTAGCAACCATTTTAATTTTACTAGGTATTTACTTAGCCAATAAACGATATTAGACTTTATATGTTTAGCATATTAAATGTTTTAAAAACGTTTGCAGATTAATTAATTAGCAGTATATTTGCACTCATTTTTGAACAAAATTAATTAATATAAACGTTACGCTATGTACGCAATTGTAGAGATAGCAGGGCAACAATTTAAAGTTGAAAAAGACCAAAAAGTCTTTGTTCATCGTTTACAAACAGAAGAAGGTAAGAAAGTTTCTTTCGACAACGTACTTTTGTTAAGCGATGGTGACAAAGTAACTGTAGGCGCCCCAGCTATAGGCGGAGCACAAGTAAGTGCAAAAGTCTTAAAGCACCTTAAAGGTGATAAAGTAATAGTTTTCAAGAAGAAAAGACGTAAAGGTTACCGTAAGAAAAACGGACACAGACAATCTTTAACTGAAATCTTAATTGAAGGAATTGTTGCTTCAGGAGCAAAACCAGCTAAAGCTGAAAAAGTTGCTCCAGTAAAAAAAGAAGTTAAAAAAGCAGAACCTAAGGCTGCTGCTCCAAAGGCAGAAGCAAAACCAGCTGCTAAAAAAGTAGAAGCTACTCAAGATTTAAGTAATATGACTGTTGCTGAATTAAAAGAGATGGCTAAAGCAAAAGGAGTTACAGGTATTTCTGGAATGAAGAAAGCCGATTTAATTGCTGCTTTAAGTTAATTTTAATAATCTAAAATCGAAATAAAATGGCACATAAAAAAGGAGTCGGAAGTTCGAAGAATGGTAGAGAATCAGAATCGAAACGCTTAGGTGTTAAGATATTTGGTGGCCAAGCTGCAATAGCTGGAAACATTATCATTAGACAAAGAGGAAATACACATCACCCAGGTGAAAATGTATACCAAGGAAAAGATCATACTTTACATGCTAAAGTTGATGGACTTGTAAAATTTACAAAGAAAAAAGACAATAAGTCTTATGTTTCTGTTGAGCCTTTTGAGGCTTAAGACATAAGTTTTCTTTTAAAATATATAAACCCTTTCTGGAAACAGAGAGGGTTTTTTATGTTCCGTCAGTTCGGGTAATGTCCCAAAATAGGATATAGCTTAAAAATAGAAATTAAAACACTGAAAAACGGTAATGTTCCAAATTGGCACCTAAGTCAATTATTAGGTTGTAATTATTGAAAACCAATGGATTAAAAGAAGAATAGGTTTCGTTTTCGAAACCTATTCTTGTTATTTGAAATTATGAACATCTATTATACGTTATAAAATAGGGGATAAAAATCCTATCGTGTTTCAAATTGGAACTTAAGATTATATTTACAAAATGAATTGTAAATATTGCGGGCAGATCAACA is from Pontimicrobium sp. SW4 and encodes:
- a CDS encoding M20/M25/M40 family metallo-hydrolase translates to MKKLGILLIIAFITFSCAKEEKALSNAELFAKIDTEIKANSQAYKDLKVASETIGHRLTGSENGAKAETFAYNKFKEYGFDDVIYQPFAVEAWSRGDVSLQIDENDTKVVTLGHSPVEAKVTGNIVDMGNGLEADYAANPDAVKGKIALMYIGILPDSGEGLTNLHRSEKSAIAIKYGAIGIIIINQVDNGVLLTGTASVTGALLPIPAVCIGKEDGMALKEKLKTSSSTATISMTNNSSMINARNVVATLKGSEILEEEIVIGGHLDSWDLATGAIDNGIGSFAVIDIARAFQANNLKPKRTVKFVMFMGEEQGLFGSRHMVAEAVKEGGIDNIKYMMNLDMAGNPVGMNAGGQLNDENFFTELGATIQQQDSIFKNTFSNRSGLHSDHQPFMLEGVPILSVHSNLDRSIYGCYHSDCDDFDLVNEEHITNTARFGTMILYGLANAETLPATKMDSETTKEFMIKNNLKEKLIIGGDWKWEE
- a CDS encoding heavy metal-associated domain-containing protein, giving the protein MKTLKNILAVVMAMTLIVSCKNETSPEIKIINTDVAVKTEKVLNLDANFVKTEFTIDGMTCEIGCAKLIEKNINKMDGVKSAKVDFNNKLAMVEYDEAMVNHTSLEETVIKSADIYKVSEMKTVKEFSAKKNKECDENCTMACCKDKTEVEKKDCAEDCKKACCAEKKVKA
- a CDS encoding glycosyl hydrolase, producing the protein MKNFKLLLLLNLAFILSINAQESIVKNVPFTNIGPTIMSGRIVDFDVNPNNPIEFYAAYASGGLWYTNNNGTSFTPVADNAPTQNMGDIAVDWNSGTIWIGTGESNSSRSSYSGIGILKSTDKGKTWTNVGLPNSQHIGRIVINPNNPDDVTVAAVGNLYTSSSDRGIYKTTDGGKTWKNVLFINDGTGAIDLSLSPTNPNVMFAAMWERERKAWDFDGDGENSGIYKSTDGGNTWTNMTPEGSGFPTGTGIGRIGVSVFNDNVIYALLDNQFRRPSGEPRTSQGLQKDDFKIMGTADFLKLDDKSLNSYLRNNRFPSKYSAESVKSSIKDGRVKPSDLALYLENANSALFNSPVIGAEVYKSTDGGKTWKKTHDGYIDGLYSSYGYYFGVIAVNPSNESKIYILGVPLLKSDDGGKTFVSIGKENVHSDHQAIWVNPRMEGHVINGNDGGVNITYDDGENWTKNNSPAVGQFYYINVDNQKPYNVYGGLQDNGVWFGSSTYRASKRWEGNGNYPYKSIGGGDGMQVQIDSRDNNIVYSGSQFGFYSRQNLETGERISINPKHELGDSPYRYNWQTPILLSPHNQDILYMGSNKLLRSLDQGETFEVISDDLTTGGKKGNVPYGTLTTISESPFKFGMIYTGSDDGYINLTTNGGDSWTRISNNLPQGLWVSRVIASQHKQERVYATLNGYRNDDFKVYAYVSEDMGKTWKSITNGISNAPVNVIKEDTKDENILYLGTDNGVYVSFDRGNSWHEFSNGLTKAAVHDLVVHPEANDLVVGTHGRSIYKADISDLQKHSTIGNKAIAVFKPSPVQMPRFRGRSFEPSATISFYSKAKATQGINILSKGGSLLNSIKVNADKGFNYADYDLTITSGGRKDLMKEDSKLSIPKAQNGKYYLPKGTYTIEIGSQKTTLEIK
- a CDS encoding aminopeptidase P family protein encodes the protein MKYHPISNKLFIKNRAKFVAQMKPKAIAVFNSNDIFTTGADSTMPFEQHSDIFYLSGVDQEESILLLFPDAMDKAHREVLFVRETNDHIAIWEGAKLTKEQAIQTSGVETVYWLSDFDKVFFDLMTEAETIYFNTNEHYRQAVELESREARFVKTVKDKFPAHNWAKSFPIMQNIRGVKEPEEIDLLQTACNITEKGFRRILNFVKPGVMEYEIEAEFMHEFLRNRSKGFAYTPIIGSGFNACVLHYIENNQACKDGDMLLMDVGAEYANYSSDMTRTIPVNGRFTDRQLAVYNAVHRVKNEATKMLVPGAIWADYHIEVGKIMTSELLGLGLIDKADVRNEDPKWPAYKKYFMHGTSHHMGLDTHDYGELKTPMKANMVFTVEPGIYIQEESMGIRLEDDVVIQEKGEPINLMKNIPIDADEIEDLMNK
- a CDS encoding peptidylprolyl isomerase is translated as MKNLTTLLIIFFVVSCTTEKKYDIGQIKTPKGEILVWLYDETPNHKASFIELANNGYWDTLSFNRVIPNFVAQGGCPDTPEGFNDPEYLLEPEFVDSLTHTYGAFGAGRDGNAEKLSARCQFYIVHNKEGLHRLDGDYMIFGKVIKGMDVVDTIVNVERDSINEPLTTITLDVNMISMPETELKTLYPGFQKQRE
- the rpmA gene encoding 50S ribosomal protein L27: MAHKKGVGSSKNGRESESKRLGVKIFGGQAAIAGNIIIRQRGNTHHPGENVYQGKDHTLHAKVDGLVKFTKKKDNKSYVSVEPFEA
- a CDS encoding DMT family transporter, with translation MHPGNKKWLYLIILSLIWGSSFILIKKSLIGLTPLQLGALRIIFSGFFIFIFGFHTIKNITKIQWKWLIISGLLGTFFPVFLFAYAETEIDSAVASILNSLTPLNTILLGFVIFKIASSKRQIMGVIIGFVGTALLIIKGADLNPDQNYLYAGLVVISSVMYGINVNIIKKHLQDVKAITIAVGNFTAIIIPAIIVLLSTDFFEKADFSNDDFAMSMLYIVILSAFGTALAKVLFNKLVQMATPVFASSVTYSMPLIALMWGILDGESFSVLQGLATILILLGIYLANKRY
- the rplU gene encoding 50S ribosomal protein L21; this encodes MYAIVEIAGQQFKVEKDQKVFVHRLQTEEGKKVSFDNVLLLSDGDKVTVGAPAIGGAQVSAKVLKHLKGDKVIVFKKKRRKGYRKKNGHRQSLTEILIEGIVASGAKPAKAEKVAPVKKEVKKAEPKAAAPKAEAKPAAKKVEATQDLSNMTVAELKEMAKAKGVTGISGMKKADLIAALS